TTCAGTTTAAAAAAACGTTCGTTTTAATAAATTTAAAAATCACCTTCTCTATATTTTTCAAAAGCTATGTACGTGCTACTTTTGCCGTAAAAATTATGAAATATGGTTATGCACGTGTATCAACTCCGGATCAATGCTTAAACCTCCAACTGGACGCTTTACGTTTATACGGAGTGGATCACATCTGTGAAGAAAAAATATCTGGAAAAAATAAAAATAAGCCTGTTTTAGATGCTTTAATTGCAAAATTAAAAACAGGAGATCAGCTTATCGTGTGGAAACTAGACCGATTAGGAAGAAGAACCAGCGAACTTATAAAACTTCAAGAAGTTCTTGAAAAGAAAAATATTGCTCTAATTAGTCTAACAGAGCAATTAAATACATCAACACCAATCGGAAAGTTTGCGTTTCATCTTTTGTGTTGTATTGCAGAGATGGAACGAAATATAATTTCTGAACGTACAATAGCAGGTTTGACATCAGCAAAGGCAAAGGGACGAATAGGAGGACGGAAGCCCGGTCTGACAGATCAAGCCAAAAGAAAAGCAAAATTAGCGGTTATAGAATATATCAAGTATTTACAAAATGAAACCGGGACAATAGATGATGTTTGCCGGGTAGTAGGAATATCCAGAGCTACCCTATACAAATATCTAAAATTGGAAGGAATAACACCCAAAAAGAAAAAAGATGATAATAAAAATCAGTAACAAAGGT
This DNA window, taken from Parabacteroides timonensis, encodes the following:
- a CDS encoding recombinase family protein, which codes for QFKKTFVLINLKITFSIFFKSYVRATFAVKIMKYGYARVSTPDQCLNLQLDALRLYGVDHICEEKISGKNKNKPVLDALIAKLKTGDQLIVWKLDRLGRRTSELIKLQEVLEKKNIALISLTEQLNTSTPIGKFAFHLLCCIAEMERNIISERTIAGLTSAKAKGRIGGRKPGLTDQAKRKAKLAVIEYIKYLQNETGTIDDVCRVVGISRATLYKYLKLEGITPKKKKDDNKNQ